The genomic interval ttcattaaaaaaataaacataagtgAAATATGGtgtataataataaagaattgACAAAGTTaagtatcattttttttattataacagtttagattttaaaacttaaatatatacaGTATCTATTTCCCCGAACTTGACTCAAGTATGAATATTGAAACCTATACCCGCATCTAAAATTAGACCCCCACTCATTAGTCATTAGGAGcagttattactttttttttccctttcacGACTCCTCCACTTCGCTACTCGTTATTCGTTAATTTATTCTCAGTAATGCCACCCTCTTTTAATGCCTCcttgaaaagaaaataataaaaaaaaagaaaatctattACCATCACTTTCAACATCAATTGACTTCAAATTTTGCACCAAAACGAAAAGCAATGATATTTCATCATAAACCTAGCAGGTTTTTTTTCACTTTATTTGCATGTGAAAGTAGAGCCAAATAATAccatttaattcaaattataGCAAAATCCTTCCGATCCTGAGGAGAATGGTTGTTTTCCTATGCTCTTCAAATTTCACAATAATATGGCTAATCTCATAAAATAGTTCAATAAAGAGTTCATTCTAGTTTCAAATATGCATTATGCATAATCCAGACAAATTTCAAGCATTCCTTGGCTTAACCCCAAAAATTTGTACAACATTTCAACGCCAATTCTCAATCAACTGGCCTTACTTTCCTTTCCTCTACAGAGGGATAATGGTAGGTACCTCACCTTACATGAGGATTGGATCTCAAGAAGATTTCACACAAGTGTTACCAACAACAGAACAAGTGCTGCAACCAAGCCTCCTGGTAGCTTCTGGAGCCTCCCTGCTCCGCCATAGTACGGTTTAATCATTATTGGAAATCGGCAAGTCCCAACTGATGGATTCGTTTTTGTGGTCATTGAAAGGTTTGGAAACTTGCAAGCAGTGTCAAGTTGATTATTTATCTGAAAGTAACTGTTAAACGCAAATGAAATATTCCCCCGAGCATCCAAGTTGCCACAGGAAGTCCCATACCCGAGGCTAGTGCAATCACCTAGTCCACACGCATAGCTCATACTCGGTGGAATTTGTGGGTCGTCAAGTTTGGCCGATGGCCTCATCACACACCACTTTGGTTCCAAATACTCCACACCCTGAGCTTTAACCAGTGTTCCTGTATTTGTAGTACCAAGATTAAGTTGGTATTTTGGCGAGCCATCATAGTAGAATATCCCCCAATGGCGCTCGAAATTTCCAGGTTGAATGCTTTTTGCATCCTCATCGATTAAGCTAAACAAGTAGGCATCAATAGGCCCGGCTCTCATGGGAGTTCCTTTTCCACCTGCTATGTGAGACATGAAGCCTGCGTTGAAGCGCTGGGCATAAACTAGATTAGCATTGCGATCTCCATCTGTTGGCCATCCAATTTCTCCTACTATGATTGGTAAGTTTCCAAAACCATTCTTTTGAAGAGCCCATACAAGAGTGTCATAATTTGCATCAAACATGTTGTAATAGGTTGCCTTGCCATCAACAATTGGTGAGGCATTTCCATCAAAGAAAGCATACTCAACAGGGAAGTTATCATCTGTGTAGAGGCTTATGAAAGGGTAAATGTTCACAGTAAAGGGGGCACCATTGTCGCTCAAATACTTGACAATGGCAATCATAAGGTCGCGGATATCAGTTCGGAAATCACCCCCAGATGGAAGCCCACCTGAGCTTGCATAGACATCGGCGTTGAGGGGGACAGTTGCCTTTACTTGGTTGCTGAGGCCAGCTTTTATGAGAGCAGATTGGATATTCTGTAGAGCAGGGTATGTTGATTGTATGAAGGTTCCATTGTAGGTCTCCAAGAAAGGTTCATTACCAACAGCAACATACCTGTGGATTCATACAAAGCTTGAGAAGCACTACTTACTACGCAAACATAAATTTCTCCTAATATCAAACGAATGAGTCATAATATAGTAAGCAAGAAACTCCAAGTGGTTTCTGTATTAATTACATCCTTTATACTTAACAAAGAGCAAGGGGATCCAAATGGTTAAGTATAATTTGAAAATCACCATTTTTAGAACAAACCAAAACATGTTTTGGTCCTACTCTTTTTAAGCAAAAATTATTGGTAACATCACATAAACCATAAATATCATATTCTGAGTAAAtgaatttaaacataaaaacattaaagaaggaaaaaacaaaaaagcaaAGAAATTTAAGTAGTCAAATGAGCGAGGTAACCTGATGTTTACATTGTTGTTGGAGATATGAGTTGAAACATTCTTGGCAACCCATTTCTCAGCAGCCTTGACACTGGTGGCGATTGTCAAAAGCATGTCGTTTGGAATACCCACCATGACCTCAATACCAGATCTACCCAGAGCCCTAAGAGTGTCGTACTCAGCATCAAAAAGCTTAACCTTTTGAATCCCATTCTGCCTCAGAAGCTTCACTACAATATCTGGAGACAGACGGTGACTGGCTTGTGTACCCCAGTTTGCACCTATACCATTCACACTACTCCACACCATAGAAACTGAGACTAAACACAATAATACCACACCCAAAGAAGAGCCCCACCCCATCTCCCAAATCACAAATTATAACGTACGTAGAGAAGCTTTTTTCCCCAACTGAGTAAGTCAGCAGGAGTGTGAAGAAGCAAAGAACAGCAAAAAAAGAGAAGCCTTTAGATGGTTTAGCAGGAAAGAAAAACACATTAAGACAGAAATAGAAACCAACCCATGAATGAGAAATAGAGATAATGTTCCAACAGACAGAAACCACCAAGACAAATCCAAAAAAGTAGTATAAAGTTAGTAGCTTTATTAGTCGGTAAAAGAAGCTAAAAACCACAACATAACCAGAAAATAATCTCTAATACAACTTGAAGCAAAAACCTAAACCCCAAACTTCCAAAACTAGAAGAGCACTCtgaactaataatatatattaaagtaaAGTTGAGATGGAAAAGGTAAAAGAAAATAAGAGATGAGATGTGGTAAAGGCAAAAAGTAGCGTAAGAAGAATGAGAGTGGGTGAGTATGAGAAAGAGGAGAAGAACAAGTTAAGGATCCACACCCCTTATTCTTGTCTGCCTCTTCAGTTGCTGTGAAGCTTTGTTGTGGTGGTGAGGTTAGCTCTCTGGCTCAAGAATCATTCTTTCTCAtccaagaaaagaaaaaaaagaaaaggcaaAAAGCAAAACTAAAACCAATCACACTGATCACAAACTGGGGCCACCATCATCTTATTAGGCCTCTTACTACCTCAGCAACATAGTAAAAgtgcttttttttttgggtggGGAGGGCTCTGGAACCCCTGGAGGTTCATGTTTGG from Cannabis sativa cultivar Pink pepper isolate KNU-18-1 chromosome 4, ASM2916894v1, whole genome shotgun sequence carries:
- the LOC115713942 gene encoding glucan endo-1,3-beta-glucosidase 6, whose protein sequence is MGWGSSLGVVLLCLVSVSMVWSSVNGIGANWGTQASHRLSPDIVVKLLRQNGIQKVKLFDAEYDTLRALGRSGIEVMVGIPNDMLLTIATSVKAAEKWVAKNVSTHISNNNVNIRYVAVGNEPFLETYNGTFIQSTYPALQNIQSALIKAGLSNQVKATVPLNADVYASSGGLPSGGDFRTDIRDLMIAIVKYLSDNGAPFTVNIYPFISLYTDDNFPVEYAFFDGNASPIVDGKATYYNMFDANYDTLVWALQKNGFGNLPIIVGEIGWPTDGDRNANLVYAQRFNAGFMSHIAGGKGTPMRAGPIDAYLFSLIDEDAKSIQPGNFERHWGIFYYDGSPKYQLNLGTTNTGTLVKAQGVEYLEPKWCVMRPSAKLDDPQIPPSMSYACGLGDCTSLGYGTSCGNLDARGNISFAFNSYFQINNQLDTACKFPNLSMTTKTNPSVGTCRFPIMIKPYYGGAGRLQKLPGGLVAALVLLLVTLV